CTGCACGGGCATGTCCCAGCCGGCGAAATCGACCATCCGCGCGCCGAGAGCCCGGTGCGTCTCGTTGAGGGGCGTCTTGCGGACGGGGGTGGGGGACGTATCGCTCAGGGATGCCTCCCGGTGCCGAGGCGCCGGATCGCGCGCGGGCGCACGAAGCGCTTCGACGACGGTCTCACGAGTTTGGAGTTCGGCCTGTCGGGACCTTGGAGGTCGCTCTTCAGGCGGATAACGCGCCCAAGGGAATGCAGAACGGACGCTACCACAGCCGCCGCGAGGCGATCAACCGCCTCCCCCCCGCCCTGAAGCGTAGTGCGCCGCGATCGCCGCGACGAGCGCCGGCACCGTGAACTCCGCCGGCAGGATCGCGGGGGACACCCCCCGCGCCAGAAGATCGGCGGCGGTGACGGGGCCGATCGCCGCCGCGATCGAGCCCCTGGCCCCCGCGAGATCGCGCGGCGCCAGGGCGTCGAGGAAGTTCGACACGGTCGACGACGACGTGAAGGTGATGACGAGGCGATCCCCCGCGCGCTGCCTCAGCGCCGCGAGCGCGACGGCCGACGGCTCGCAGCGCAGCGTCCGGTAGACGGGCACTACGTCGACGCGCCCCCCCTGCGCGCGGAGCGCGTCGGGCAGCACGTCGCGGGCCTTCGTGGCGCGCGCGAGGAGGAAGCGCTTCCCCGCGACGGTCTCCCCGCGCAGCGCCTCGAGGATCCCCTCGGCATGAAAACTGTCCGGGACGACGCGGACCTCGACCCCTCTCCCCTCGAGCGCCCGCGCCGTCGCCGGCCCGATCGCCGCGACGCGCGCGCGGGAGAGAACCTCCCACCCCAGGCTCAGCGCCGCCAGGCGACGACCGACCGCGTCGACGCCGTTCGCGCTTGTGAAGATCGCCCAATCGTACGCCGCGGCGTCATGGAGCGCCGTGTCGGCGGGGAGCCAGTCGTCGGGGTCGGCGAAGCGAAGGGCCGGCGAGAGGAGGATTTCTGCGCCGAGGGCCGCGAGGGGCCGGGCCATCTCGTCGGCGGCCTCGCGGGCGCGCGTGACGACGACGGCGACTCCCCGGAGCGGCCCGTCAGGCGCCGGCGGCACGTTCCACCGCGGCGAGTATCAGCGAGGCGCCGCGCTCGACGGCCTCGGCCGCGGCCTCGGCGCCGACGCCGGCGGCGTCCGCGGCGCGCCCGCGGGCCTCCACCCGGATCATCGTCCCGCCGTCCGGATCACAGACGACCCCCGAGATCGAAAGGGCGTCGCCTCTCACCGTGGCGAACGCGGCGACGGGAACCTGGCATCCTCCGCCGAGCCTCGCGAGGAAGGCCCGCTCCGCGAGGACGGCGGCCGCGGTGTCTGGGTCGTCGAGAGTCCCGACCGCGGTCTGGACCCACCCCTCCTCGTCCCGGGTCTCGATCGCGAGCGCCCCCTGCCCGACGGCGGGGAGGCAGATCTCGAGAGGGAGATGGGTGAACCATGGCTGCATGAGGCCGAGCCGCCGCAGTCCCGCCGCCGCGAGGACGACGGCGTCGACGTCTCCCTCCCGCATCCGGCGGAGCCGGGTGTCGACGTTGCCGCGGAGCGGAACGTACGAGAGATCGCCGCGCCGATGGCGGAGCTGCGAGACGCGGCGAGGGCTGCCGGTGCCGACCCGCGCCCCCTGCGGCAGCGCATCGAACTCGAGGGGCTCCCGCGCGGCGAGCACGTCCCGGGGGTCCTCGCGCGGCGGCACCGCCGCGATGCGGAGCCCACCGGGGATCTCGGTCGGCAGGTCCTTCATCGAGTGGACGGCCGCGTCGATGCGCCCGGCGGCAAGCGCCTCCTCGATCTCCTTGACGAAGATCCCCTTCCCCGCCGTCTGCGCCGACGGGGGCGCCGCCCACTCCTGCTGGCGGTCCCCGGTCGTCCT
This region of Acidobacteriota bacterium genomic DNA includes:
- a CDS encoding uroporphyrinogen-III synthase: MPPAPDGPLRGVAVVVTRAREAADEMARPLAALGAEILLSPALRFADPDDWLPADTALHDAAAYDWAIFTSANGVDAVGRRLAALSLGWEVLSRARVAAIGPATARALEGRGVEVRVVPDSFHAEGILEALRGETVAGKRFLLARATKARDVLPDALRAQGGRVDVVPVYRTLRCEPSAVALAALRQRAGDRLVITFTSSSTVSNFLDALAPRDLAGARGSIAAAIGPVTAADLLARGVSPAILPAEFTVPALVAAIAAHYASGRGGGG
- the hemC gene encoding hydroxymethylbilane synthase, with product MAGESPSGRTLVIGSRGSPLALRQSGMMRDAIASRNPGLKVEITLIRTTGDRQQEWAAPPSAQTAGKGIFVKEIEEALAAGRIDAAVHSMKDLPTEIPGGLRIAAVPPREDPRDVLAAREPLEFDALPQGARVGTGSPRRVSQLRHRRGDLSYVPLRGNVDTRLRRMREGDVDAVVLAAAGLRRLGLMQPWFTHLPLEICLPAVGQGALAIETRDEEGWVQTAVGTLDDPDTAAAVLAERAFLARLGGGCQVPVAAFATVRGDALSISGVVCDPDGGTMIRVEARGRAADAAGVGAEAAAEAVERGASLILAAVERAAGA